In Candidatus Methylacidiphilales bacterium, the following are encoded in one genomic region:
- the ispD gene encoding 2-C-methyl-D-erythritol 4-phosphate cytidylyltransferase, with the protein MNDCSAVLLAGGASRRLGFDKILSPLAGKPVLAYSLEALDHSPSVSEIVLVAREDTREAITRLAGGAGLAKPWRVVTGGVERQDSVWNGIQATSATAMVLIHDAARPLLTPGMVADLVAATRESGAVICGRPATDTLKLADSSGWIESTVDRSKYWQVETPQVFRRDWIERAYREVQEQKVNVTDDASAVERLGLPVRIVTAGAFNLKITRPADWQMLELWLSIRTGSSLRAAVHALANQASPLLGYLPLLQKYGSTEPKFIDYWEKCLKASEQIEEQLRVLQEMIRSFESGKGN; encoded by the coding sequence GTGAATGATTGCAGCGCCGTTCTGCTGGCGGGAGGGGCGAGCCGCCGGCTGGGATTTGACAAGATTCTGAGTCCCTTGGCCGGGAAACCGGTGTTGGCCTACTCGCTGGAGGCCCTCGACCATTCGCCCTCGGTATCCGAGATCGTCCTGGTGGCGAGGGAGGACACTCGGGAGGCCATCACCCGACTGGCCGGGGGGGCTGGTCTGGCCAAACCCTGGCGGGTGGTGACCGGCGGCGTGGAACGCCAGGATTCCGTCTGGAACGGCATTCAGGCGACCTCCGCGACGGCGATGGTCCTCATCCATGATGCCGCCCGGCCATTGTTGACCCCCGGGATGGTGGCGGACTTGGTGGCGGCGACGCGGGAGTCCGGAGCGGTGATCTGCGGGCGTCCGGCCACCGATACACTGAAATTGGCCGACTCTTCGGGTTGGATCGAATCGACGGTGGACCGTTCCAAATACTGGCAAGTCGAGACGCCGCAGGTTTTCCGCCGGGATTGGATCGAGCGGGCCTACCGGGAAGTTCAGGAGCAGAAGGTGAATGTGACCGACGATGCTTCCGCCGTGGAGCGGCTCGGGCTGCCGGTGCGGATTGTGACCGCCGGGGCCTTCAACCTGAAGATCACCCGGCCGGCCGATTGGCAGATGTTGGAACTTTGGCTCTCCATCCGCACCGGTTCCTCGTTGCGCGCCGCCGTACACGCGCTGGCCAATCAAGCCAGCCCCCTGCTCGGTTATCTGCCCCTCTTGCAAAAGTATGGCAGCACCGAACCCAAGTTCATCGATTATTGGGAAAAATGCCTGAAAGCCTCCGAGCAAATCGAGGAGCAACTGAGAGTCCTGCAAGAGATGATCCGGTCGTTCGAATCGGGTAAGGGCAATTAG
- a CDS encoding MlaD family protein, producing the protein MDEKKMETQVGAFVLVGLLVLGILVVAFGRVGSWLNPTYPIVVQFDNASGVIKNSQVLYRGAKVGTVSDKPRIQAGGKYVALPLEIHSAVKIPANASFQVGSYGLLGDRFVNILPPTQESGEFLSPGAEVVGMPSTGINDLAAKAEPVIQRLDAIASKLETEIFTPAFASNLNATIKNANSTMQRVDSLLADAQGGKGILYTVMKDPSAAADLKETLKELRLLSYNLRVKGVLFYSDVSTKKAEEEARAKEKKK; encoded by the coding sequence ATGGACGAAAAAAAGATGGAAACACAGGTCGGGGCCTTCGTGCTCGTCGGCCTCCTGGTGCTGGGCATCCTGGTGGTGGCTTTCGGACGGGTGGGCAGCTGGCTCAATCCCACCTACCCCATCGTGGTGCAGTTCGACAACGCCAGCGGGGTGATCAAAAATTCCCAGGTTCTTTACCGGGGGGCCAAGGTGGGAACGGTATCGGACAAGCCACGCATCCAGGCCGGGGGCAAATACGTGGCCCTGCCCCTGGAAATCCACAGTGCGGTCAAGATCCCGGCCAACGCCAGTTTCCAGGTCGGTTCCTACGGTTTGCTTGGCGACCGTTTCGTCAACATCCTCCCGCCAACGCAGGAGTCGGGGGAGTTCCTGTCTCCCGGGGCGGAGGTGGTCGGCATGCCCTCGACCGGGATCAACGACCTGGCCGCCAAGGCCGAACCGGTCATCCAGCGGTTGGACGCCATTGCCAGCAAGCTGGAAACGGAAATCTTCACCCCAGCGTTCGCCAGCAATCTCAACGCCACGATCAAGAATGCCAACAGCACCATGCAGCGGGTCGATTCCCTTCTGGCCGATGCCCAGGGTGGAAAGGGCATCCTCTATACGGTCATGAAGGACCCGTCCGCGGCCGCGGACCTGAAGGAAACCCTCAAGGAATTGCGCCTGCTTTCCTACAATCTGCGCGTCAAAGGGGTGCTTTTCTACAGCGATGTCTCCACCAAGAAAGCCGAGGAAGAGGCGCGGGCCAAGGAAAAGAAAAAGTGA
- a CDS encoding ATP-binding cassette domain-containing protein: MLSVRQLKKALNRVPVLKGVDLDVAPGEQVVIIGRSGGGKSVLLRHLIGLLQPDSGEVCYKGVNLSTLSEEDLNPHRREIGMLFQNGALFDSLSVEENLSFPLRERGGFTPGEVRRRVDEALEIVDLPRQNKKLPAELSGGMRKRVALARAVIGRPELMLYDEPTTGLDPIVANSINKLILRLGQQLKMASIVVTHDMTSAFMIADRVCFLYEGAIRFQGTVEQVKASADDELQRFVNGISKDEDAVL; encoded by the coding sequence ATGCTCTCGGTGCGACAACTCAAGAAAGCACTCAATCGTGTGCCCGTCCTCAAAGGGGTCGACCTGGATGTGGCCCCCGGGGAACAGGTCGTCATCATCGGTCGCAGTGGCGGGGGCAAAAGCGTCCTCCTCCGCCACCTAATCGGCCTGCTTCAGCCGGATTCCGGGGAGGTGTGTTACAAGGGGGTCAACCTTTCCACCTTGTCGGAGGAAGATCTGAACCCGCACCGGCGGGAGATCGGGATGCTTTTCCAGAACGGAGCCCTGTTTGATTCGCTTTCGGTGGAGGAAAACCTTTCTTTCCCCCTGCGGGAGCGGGGTGGATTCACCCCGGGCGAGGTACGGCGGAGGGTGGACGAGGCCCTGGAGATTGTCGACCTTCCCCGTCAGAACAAAAAGCTTCCCGCCGAACTGAGCGGTGGCATGCGCAAGCGGGTGGCCCTGGCCCGCGCCGTCATCGGCCGGCCGGAACTGATGCTCTACGACGAACCCACCACCGGACTGGACCCCATCGTGGCCAACAGCATCAACAAGCTCATCCTCCGCCTCGGGCAACAGCTCAAGATGGCCTCCATCGTGGTGACCCACGACATGACCAGCGCCTTCATGATCGCCGACCGGGTCTGTTTCCTCTACGAGGGAGCCATCCGGTTCCAGGGCACCGTGGAGCAGGTCAAGGCTTCTGCGGACGACGAATTGCAACGGTTCGTCAACGGCATCTCCAAGGATGAGGATGCGGTGCTGTGA
- a CDS encoding ABC transporter permease, producing the protein MSNALLVIPARLGAWLIRGTRIAGAMALLTLDIFRCLFRYRLRWNLLVEQIYFVGVRSTFVILTTGAFTGAVFAAQVHFQFVRLGMESAVGPTVSVAMCRELGSVLCCLLLAGRVGASMAAEIASMKITEQLDALRSMGVYPTEYLVVPRFLAMMISTPILTAVAIAVGIGCAYIVAVPILGVDGAYYWDNTVKFTEFTDVAIGVSKGFLFGMIIAIVSCYKGLNPRLGTAGVGQTTTEAVVMSSLSLLVSNFFFTFILNNLFLGN; encoded by the coding sequence GTGAGCAACGCGCTTTTAGTCATCCCGGCCAGACTTGGCGCGTGGTTGATCCGCGGCACCCGCATCGCCGGGGCTATGGCTCTTTTGACATTGGACATATTCCGATGCCTCTTCCGCTACCGCCTGCGCTGGAATCTGCTGGTCGAACAGATCTATTTCGTCGGCGTCCGTTCTACCTTTGTCATCCTGACCACCGGAGCTTTCACCGGCGCGGTCTTCGCCGCACAGGTCCACTTCCAATTCGTCCGGCTGGGGATGGAGTCGGCGGTCGGGCCCACGGTCTCAGTGGCCATGTGCCGGGAATTGGGTTCGGTTCTTTGTTGTCTTTTGCTGGCGGGCCGGGTCGGCGCCTCCATGGCGGCCGAGATCGCCTCGATGAAAATCACCGAACAGTTGGATGCCCTGCGCTCCATGGGGGTCTATCCCACGGAGTACCTCGTGGTGCCACGATTCCTGGCCATGATGATTTCCACCCCGATCCTGACCGCAGTGGCCATCGCGGTTGGTATCGGCTGCGCCTACATCGTGGCCGTGCCCATCCTCGGAGTTGACGGGGCCTACTACTGGGACAATACGGTCAAGTTCACCGAGTTCACCGATGTGGCCATCGGTGTTTCCAAGGGTTTTCTCTTCGGGATGATCATCGCCATCGTTTCCTGTTACAAGGGGCTCAATCCTCGCCTGGGTACCGCCGGGGTCGGCCAGACGACCACCGAGGCTGTGGTCATGTCCTCGCTCTCACTCCTGGTCTCCAATTTCTTTTTCACCTTCATCCTCAACAACCTCTTTCTCGGCAACTGA
- a CDS encoding ROK family protein, producing MESYVVGVDMGGTMIKVASFDPAGRMLAQLSTPTGDGERMGDHPAWAVRVKKLVAEMETHAGGPASGIGMTCPGMAARDKRHIVSLPNRLHGLEGFDWTEWLGRKTPVPVLNDAHAALLGEAWQGAASGMEDVVMLTLGTGVGGAILSGGRLVRGHLGRAGEFGHTTVDYRGEPGNAGMRGDLESFIGNATLRRRSGDRFASTKALVQAHLAGDAEASRIWLDSIEALGCGIASLINAVDPEAVILGGGIAEAREALWVPLEAVLDRVEWRPRGQRVRILRAKLGDWAGTYGAAWEALHGDLAQMGKIRS from the coding sequence ATGGAATCATACGTCGTAGGTGTCGACATGGGGGGCACAATGATCAAGGTGGCCTCCTTCGATCCCGCGGGCCGCATGCTGGCCCAGCTTTCCACCCCGACCGGGGACGGGGAGCGGATGGGGGATCACCCGGCCTGGGCGGTGCGGGTGAAAAAATTGGTCGCTGAAATGGAAACCCATGCGGGAGGTCCCGCCTCCGGCATCGGGATGACCTGTCCGGGCATGGCCGCCAGGGACAAGCGGCACATCGTTTCCCTGCCCAACCGCCTCCACGGCCTCGAAGGCTTTGACTGGACGGAATGGCTCGGGCGCAAAACCCCGGTGCCCGTTCTCAATGATGCCCACGCGGCCTTGCTGGGGGAGGCTTGGCAGGGTGCGGCCAGCGGCATGGAGGACGTGGTCATGTTGACCCTGGGCACGGGTGTCGGTGGGGCGATTCTTTCCGGAGGAAGACTGGTCCGGGGCCATCTGGGCCGCGCGGGGGAGTTTGGGCACACCACGGTGGATTACCGGGGTGAGCCCGGCAATGCCGGCATGCGGGGGGACTTGGAAAGCTTTATCGGTAATGCCACCCTGCGTCGTCGCTCGGGCGACCGCTTTGCCAGCACCAAGGCTCTGGTCCAGGCCCACCTCGCGGGCGATGCCGAGGCCAGCCGGATCTGGTTGGATTCCATCGAGGCCCTCGGTTGCGGCATTGCTTCACTCATCAACGCGGTCGATCCCGAAGCCGTGATCCTTGGGGGTGGAATCGCCGAGGCCCGCGAGGCGCTTTGGGTTCCCCTGGAGGCGGTGCTCGACCGGGTGGAGTGGAGACCCCGGGGACAGCGGGTGCGGATCTTGCGGGCAAAACTGGGGGATTGGGCCGGAACTTACGGTGCGGCCTGGGAAGCTTTGCACGGCGACCTTGCCCAGATGGGGAAAATTCGGTCTTGA
- a CDS encoding alkaline phosphatase D family protein, whose product MKPIPSVLFLNVWIVPILALVSCSPRAAEPGVRLLAGPMPGWSGHREVEIWAMVEGNGRPAMSYRRADAPDSAVKIALPEVQAGDDGKTILRYHPSLLDPGTRYVYTLDLPGYPNGTEFQTQADWAYKKPAPDFSFVFGSCLYMNDAPYDRPGKPYGQGEGILGLMARSRADFMLWLGDNLYLRPADWTSPAGIRYRYTHDRSDPSLQDLLRSMHHFAIWDDHDFGPNDSSKTFPLRDVSRKTFRDFWANPPSGLPEPEGIMFSFVWSDCLFVMLDDRSNRDANELELADHPGKTMLGARQIEWLEQTLLQNREATFKFVVQGGQFLKDHTFESYADFPADRRRILDFIRKEKIDGVMFLSGDRHFSELNRMEIKGAYPLYDLTSSPIGSGVAANALKLEAVNPMRVEGTLVDLQNFCRIDVRGEGREERTLTLSCMDKNGTERWKKDIPARALRHP is encoded by the coding sequence ATGAAGCCCATTCCTTCCGTCCTGTTCTTGAATGTATGGATTGTTCCGATCCTGGCCCTTGTCTCCTGTTCGCCGCGCGCTGCCGAACCGGGTGTCCGTCTGCTGGCGGGGCCGATGCCGGGATGGAGTGGCCACCGGGAGGTGGAAATCTGGGCCATGGTGGAGGGCAACGGACGACCAGCCATGAGTTACCGTCGCGCGGATGCCCCGGATTCGGCCGTGAAAATCGCACTTCCCGAAGTTCAGGCCGGCGATGACGGCAAGACCATCCTGCGTTACCATCCCTCACTCCTTGATCCCGGAACCCGTTACGTTTACACCCTGGATTTGCCCGGTTATCCAAACGGGACGGAGTTCCAAACCCAGGCCGATTGGGCTTACAAAAAACCCGCACCGGATTTTTCCTTCGTCTTCGGCTCGTGCCTTTACATGAATGACGCCCCCTACGACCGCCCGGGAAAACCCTACGGGCAGGGGGAGGGGATCCTCGGGTTGATGGCCCGCAGCCGGGCGGATTTCATGCTCTGGCTCGGGGACAATCTCTACCTGCGTCCAGCCGACTGGACTTCGCCCGCCGGTATCCGCTATCGCTACACCCACGACCGCAGCGACCCTTCCTTGCAGGATTTATTGAGGTCGATGCACCACTTTGCCATCTGGGACGACCACGATTTCGGGCCCAACGATTCCTCCAAGACCTTTCCGCTACGCGATGTTTCCCGGAAGACCTTCCGGGATTTCTGGGCCAATCCGCCGTCCGGCCTGCCGGAGCCGGAGGGGATCATGTTCAGCTTTGTTTGGAGCGACTGTCTATTTGTCATGCTGGATGACCGTTCCAACCGGGATGCCAACGAGTTGGAACTGGCGGATCATCCCGGCAAGACGATGCTGGGCGCCCGGCAAATCGAATGGCTGGAGCAGACCCTGCTGCAAAACCGTGAGGCCACTTTCAAGTTTGTCGTCCAGGGCGGGCAGTTCCTCAAGGACCACACCTTTGAGTCCTATGCTGATTTTCCCGCCGACCGTCGGAGGATTCTGGACTTCATCCGAAAGGAAAAAATCGACGGGGTGATGTTTCTGAGCGGTGACCGTCATTTCAGCGAACTGAACCGGATGGAGATCAAGGGGGCCTATCCTTTGTATGACCTAACCAGCTCGCCCATCGGCTCGGGCGTCGCGGCCAATGCGCTCAAGCTGGAAGCGGTCAACCCGATGCGGGTGGAGGGGACTTTGGTGGATTTGCAGAATTTCTGCCGCATCGACGTTCGGGGAGAGGGGCGGGAAGAACGCACGCTCACCCTCAGTTGCATGGACAAGAACGGCACCGAGCGCTGGAAAAAAGACATCCCGGCCCGGGCCTTGCGGCATCCCTGA
- a CDS encoding cisplatin damage response ATP-dependent DNA ligase: MNTFARLLDRLAFTPSRNAKLSLLERYFRETPPDEAGLALALLTGTLEIPAVKPSTMRDLVRSRVDPVLFDLSYDFVGDQAETIALLWPGSGGDGGGKLSEMVDALQQGSDQAVASERVAAFLDVLDPVGRWALLKLVTGANLRIGVSARLAKTALARAWGREPDDLEKIWSAFQPPYAGLFAWLEGGGAPVLDHQVYFHPPLLAHPLDEADLAAMDPADYVAEWKWDGIRVQLASNGKDRRRLFSRSGDEISAAFPEVLERADFDAVLDGELLVLADVPRSVELPGAFGDLAPFSRLQQRLNRKRVTARLQAEFPVVLCLYDLLFLQGRDMRDLPWVERRSALESLAARSGWDARAFRLSTTLPFHTWAELRSLRERTREYDMEGLMLKRKNSAYLPGRPKGVWFKWKRNTLNVDAVLMYAQRGHGRRSSFYSDYTFGLWRMGEGGKRELVPVGKAYSGFTDEELARLDKWVREHTLERYGSVRAVAPGLVFEVEFDAVQRSTRHKSGVAMRFPRIQRIRWDKAAEEADRLETLLAMIPRPNEKSL, translated from the coding sequence GTGAATACCTTTGCCCGCCTGCTCGACCGCCTCGCCTTCACGCCTTCGCGCAACGCCAAGTTGTCGCTGCTGGAGCGCTATTTCCGCGAGACGCCGCCGGACGAGGCTGGGCTGGCTTTGGCTCTGCTCACGGGGACCTTGGAAATTCCGGCCGTCAAACCAAGCACAATGCGTGACCTCGTCCGCTCCCGGGTGGACCCTGTTTTGTTCGACCTTTCCTATGATTTCGTTGGCGACCAGGCCGAGACCATTGCCCTGCTCTGGCCGGGATCCGGAGGGGATGGTGGTGGAAAGCTTTCCGAAATGGTGGACGCATTGCAGCAGGGGAGCGATCAGGCCGTGGCCTCGGAGCGGGTGGCGGCCTTTCTGGACGTCCTCGACCCGGTCGGGCGTTGGGCCCTTCTCAAACTGGTCACCGGTGCGAATCTACGCATCGGGGTCTCGGCGCGTCTGGCCAAGACCGCCCTGGCCCGTGCATGGGGCCGGGAACCCGACGACCTGGAAAAAATCTGGAGCGCTTTCCAGCCCCCCTATGCGGGATTGTTTGCCTGGCTGGAGGGCGGCGGTGCCCCTGTTTTGGACCATCAAGTCTACTTCCACCCCCCTTTGTTGGCCCATCCACTCGATGAGGCGGACTTGGCGGCCATGGACCCGGCGGATTATGTAGCGGAATGGAAATGGGACGGCATCCGCGTCCAACTGGCCTCCAACGGCAAAGATCGGCGCCGCCTCTTTTCGCGCTCGGGCGATGAGATTTCCGCCGCCTTCCCGGAAGTATTGGAGCGGGCGGATTTTGATGCCGTGCTGGACGGCGAATTGTTGGTGCTGGCCGATGTGCCGCGTTCGGTCGAATTGCCGGGGGCTTTCGGGGACCTGGCCCCGTTTTCGAGGCTGCAACAACGCCTCAACCGGAAGCGCGTCACTGCACGACTGCAGGCGGAGTTTCCCGTCGTGCTTTGTCTGTATGATCTCCTTTTTTTGCAGGGACGGGATATGCGCGACCTCCCCTGGGTCGAACGGCGGAGCGCGTTGGAGTCACTGGCCGCCCGCTCGGGTTGGGATGCACGGGCTTTTCGTCTATCCACGACCTTGCCCTTCCATACCTGGGCGGAATTGCGGTCCCTGCGCGAACGCACCCGTGAATATGACATGGAGGGCCTGATGCTGAAACGGAAGAACAGTGCCTATCTGCCGGGAAGGCCCAAGGGTGTCTGGTTCAAGTGGAAACGGAATACCCTCAATGTCGATGCCGTCCTCATGTACGCCCAGCGCGGCCACGGCCGGCGTTCCTCGTTCTACTCCGATTACACCTTCGGCCTTTGGCGCATGGGGGAGGGAGGGAAGCGGGAGTTGGTTCCGGTCGGCAAGGCCTATTCCGGGTTCACGGATGAAGAATTGGCACGCCTGGACAAATGGGTGCGGGAGCACACCTTGGAACGTTATGGTTCGGTCAGGGCGGTCGCCCCGGGGTTGGTCTTCGAGGTGGAATTCGATGCCGTGCAGCGGTCGACCCGCCACAAATCCGGGGTGGCGATGCGCTTTCCCCGCATCCAACGCATCCGCTGGGACAAAGCGGCGGAGGAGGCGGACCGGCTGGAAACCCTGCTGGCCATGATCCCTAGACCCAACGAAAAAAGTCTCTGA
- a CDS encoding ligase-associated DNA damage response exonuclease — translation MDTASWIYPRPEGLYVAPGDFFIDPSRPVPRAVVSHAHSDHARPGLMEVRATAATLGIMRVRYRGAAPQMPQPVGYGEAWEWGGVRISLAPAGHVLGSAQVVLEYRGTRVVYSGDYKRVPDPTCAPFTVVPCDVFITEATFGLPVFRHPLIGGEVEKLRRSMALFPERSHVIGVYSLGKAQRLLCLLREAGEDRPVYIHGALQALCDYYAGEGIALGELRPATVAAREELRQALVLAPPSAVREPWARRLHDPVVGFASGWMGIRQRARQQNAELPLVISDHADWPDLLRTIRETGAREIWVTHGQEDALVHQCRLGGLTARPLTLVREADGED, via the coding sequence GTGGACACTGCCTCCTGGATCTACCCCCGACCCGAGGGACTCTACGTCGCTCCGGGGGATTTTTTCATCGATCCGTCCCGGCCGGTCCCGCGCGCCGTGGTCAGCCATGCCCACAGCGACCACGCCCGACCGGGGCTGATGGAGGTGCGGGCAACGGCGGCGACGCTTGGCATCATGCGGGTTCGCTACCGCGGGGCCGCACCCCAAATGCCGCAACCGGTTGGTTATGGAGAGGCTTGGGAATGGGGTGGGGTGCGGATCTCGCTGGCCCCGGCCGGACATGTTCTCGGCAGTGCCCAGGTCGTCCTGGAATACCGTGGCACACGCGTCGTTTATTCCGGTGATTACAAGCGGGTTCCGGATCCGACCTGTGCCCCTTTCACGGTGGTTCCGTGTGATGTCTTCATCACCGAAGCCACCTTCGGCCTGCCGGTCTTCCGGCATCCATTGATCGGGGGAGAAGTGGAAAAACTTCGCCGTTCCATGGCACTTTTTCCGGAAAGATCCCATGTCATCGGGGTGTATTCCCTCGGAAAAGCGCAGCGTCTCCTGTGCTTGTTGAGGGAGGCGGGGGAGGACCGCCCGGTATACATTCATGGGGCCCTGCAAGCCCTCTGCGATTATTACGCCGGCGAGGGGATTGCACTGGGCGAACTCCGTCCGGCCACGGTGGCGGCGCGGGAGGAACTCCGTCAGGCACTGGTCCTGGCCCCGCCCTCGGCGGTGCGGGAACCCTGGGCCCGCCGGCTCCACGACCCTGTGGTGGGCTTTGCCTCCGGGTGGATGGGCATCCGCCAGCGGGCCCGGCAACAAAATGCCGAACTTCCGTTGGTCATCTCCGACCACGCCGACTGGCCTGATTTGTTGCGCACCATTCGTGAAACGGGGGCGCGTGAAATCTGGGTCACCCATGGGCAGGAGGATGCGTTGGTGCATCAGTGCCGCCTCGGGGGCCTCACCGCCCGTCCCCTGACTTTGGTGCGGGAAGCAGACGGGGAGGATTGA
- a CDS encoding 4-oxalocrotonate tautomerase family protein, which yields MPYVNVKITRDGVTVGQKKQLVEDITGSLVRVLGKRPEHIHIVIDEVDPENWGYAGMLTTDYRQSPSGKTKD from the coding sequence ATGCCCTACGTCAATGTCAAGATCACCCGCGATGGTGTCACCGTCGGACAAAAGAAGCAACTGGTCGAGGACATCACGGGATCCCTGGTGCGCGTGCTGGGGAAAAGACCCGAACACATCCACATCGTCATCGACGAAGTTGATCCAGAGAACTGGGGTTACGCCGGGATGCTGACCACCGATTATCGGCAATCGCCATCAGGGAAGACCAAAGATTAA
- the fbaA gene encoding class II fructose-bisphosphate aldolase: MPVATPKQFAAMLDAAQKGDYAYAAINVTSLSTVSASLKAFADAKSDGIIQVSTGGGEFASGIAVKDMAYGAIVLAEATHRLAEKYNILVGLHTDHCQPKKVDKFLKPLIAETAKRRAAGLGNLFNSHMLDASELPLEENLKLSKELLAECAKHEIVLEIEAGVVGGEEDGHDNSGLPNDKLYTTPEDMVAVYEHLKGVGRYMFAATFGNVHGTYKPGAVKLRPDILKKGQDAVMGKHGKGAEFDLVFHGGSGTPLEEIRETLNYGVIKMNIDTDTQYAFTRPIVDHVMKNYDGVLKIDGEVGDKKAYDPRNYLKKAEEGVTARMIQAIRDLRSDGKTLFGSV; this comes from the coding sequence ATGCCCGTCGCCACCCCCAAACAGTTCGCCGCCATGCTCGATGCCGCCCAGAAGGGCGATTACGCCTATGCGGCCATCAATGTCACCTCTCTCAGCACTGTCAGCGCTTCGCTGAAGGCTTTTGCCGATGCCAAATCAGACGGCATCATCCAGGTCTCGACCGGCGGGGGGGAGTTTGCTTCCGGGATTGCGGTCAAGGACATGGCCTACGGAGCCATCGTGCTGGCCGAAGCCACCCATCGTTTGGCTGAAAAGTACAACATCCTGGTGGGGCTCCACACCGACCACTGCCAGCCCAAGAAGGTGGACAAATTCCTCAAGCCGCTCATTGCGGAAACGGCCAAGCGCCGGGCCGCCGGCCTGGGCAACCTTTTCAACTCACACATGCTCGATGCCTCCGAGCTTCCCTTGGAAGAAAACCTGAAACTCTCCAAAGAATTGCTCGCCGAATGCGCCAAACACGAGATCGTCCTTGAAATCGAGGCCGGTGTGGTTGGCGGCGAGGAGGACGGCCATGACAATTCCGGCCTGCCCAATGACAAGCTCTACACCACCCCGGAAGACATGGTGGCGGTCTACGAGCACCTCAAAGGCGTCGGTCGCTACATGTTTGCCGCTACTTTCGGCAACGTCCACGGCACATACAAGCCCGGAGCGGTCAAGCTCCGCCCCGATATCCTCAAGAAGGGCCAGGATGCGGTCATGGGCAAACACGGGAAAGGCGCCGAATTTGACCTCGTTTTCCACGGGGGTTCGGGCACTCCGCTGGAAGAAATCCGCGAGACGCTCAATTACGGGGTCATCAAGATGAACATCGACACCGACACCCAGTACGCCTTCACCCGCCCGATTGTCGACCATGTGATGAAAAATTACGATGGAGTTCTCAAGATCGACGGGGAGGTCGGGGACAAAAAAGCCTACGATCCGCGCAACTATCTCAAAAAAGCCGAAGAGGGTGTCACGGCCCGCATGATCCAGGCCATCCGGGACCTGCGTTCCGATGGCAAGACGCTCTTCGGGTCGGTTTGA